In the genome of Catenulispora sp. EB89, the window CCAGCGGCTCGTCGCATACTCCCGGCGGACGACTTCGGATGGCTCCGGTACTCCCCGGGGCCGACGCGCCGCAGATCAGTGACATCCGTGGGCTGATTCGGACGCGGGGGTGTGGAACATAGCGTCGATCCCATGAAACGCAATCGCCGTATCAGCGCTGTGACAGTCCTGGCGCTCTCCACCCTGGTCACCGGGACCGGCGCCGGGTTCGCCGCCACGGCCACACCGTCGGCCACACCGGTGGCCACGCACACGCTCGACTCCGCACCGGCCGCGGCCACCGCGCCCGCGCGCTCCTTCCAAGGCACGCTCCCCGCGCCGACCGGCCCCTACGCCGCCGGCGAGGACGTCATCCACCTCACCGACTGGGACCGTCTCGATCCGTGGGTGCCCTCGTCCGGGCCCCGTCAACTGGCCGTCACGATGGTCTACCCGGCCGTGCCCGGGACCGGGACTCCGGCCCCCTATATGACCCTCGCCGAGGCAGCCGGGCACATCCAGCAGGACAAGATACCGGCGAGCTCCGGCATCACCCCGCAGAACGTCTCCAGCATCACCACTCACGCCTTCGACGGCGCGCGGCCGCAGCGCGGCAAGTATCCGCTGGTGGTCCTCTCACCCGGATTCGGGGACCCGCGCATGGTGCTCACCTCGCTGGCGACCGACCTGGCCAGCCACGGCTACGTCGTCGCGCTCGTCGGTGACACCCACGGGGACAGCGGCGAGACGCTGGCGAACGGCCAGACGCCGCCGTGCGCGATCTGCGACGACCCGAGCCTCGACATGGACACGGTCACCGCCAGCCGCGCGCTGGACGTGTCCTTCGTGATCGACCGGTTGACGCACGGCAATACCGCGTGGCCCCTGGCGCACCTCATCGACAAGCACGAGATCGGCATGGCCGGACACTCCATCGGCGGAGCGGCGGCCGCCACCACGATGATCGCCGACCCGCGAGTACGGGCCGGGGTGGACATGGACGGCGCCTTCTACCCGGTCCCGACGCCCGGCCAGATCAACCGGCCGTTCCTCATGCTGGGCAGGGCCGGCGTCCACTCGGCCGGCGGTGGCGACCCCACGTGGGGGCAGACCTGGACCGCCCTCGGCGGCTCCAAGAAGTGGCTGGCGGTCACCGGCGCCGATCACCCCAGCTTCACCGACGTGGACCTGCTTGAGCAGGAGGCCGGGTTCCCGACGCCGCCCCTGGACCCCACACGGGGAATCGCGATCACCCGCGAGTACGTGACGGCGTTCTTCGACCAGACGCTGAAGAGGATCCACAGTCCGCTGCTGGACGGCCCCACGCCGAACAA includes:
- a CDS encoding alpha/beta hydrolase family protein; translated protein: MKRNRRISAVTVLALSTLVTGTGAGFAATATPSATPVATHTLDSAPAAATAPARSFQGTLPAPTGPYAAGEDVIHLTDWDRLDPWVPSSGPRQLAVTMVYPAVPGTGTPAPYMTLAEAAGHIQQDKIPASSGITPQNVSSITTHAFDGARPQRGKYPLVVLSPGFGDPRMVLTSLATDLASHGYVVALVGDTHGDSGETLANGQTPPCAICDDPSLDMDTVTASRALDVSFVIDRLTHGNTAWPLAHLIDKHEIGMAGHSIGGAAAATTMIADPRVRAGVDMDGAFYPVPTPGQINRPFLMLGRAGVHSAGGGDPTWGQTWTALGGSKKWLAVTGADHPSFTDVDLLEQEAGFPTPPLDPTRGIAITREYVTAFFDQTLKRIHSPLLDGPTPNNPEVLFQN